A part of Acipenser ruthenus chromosome 12, fAciRut3.2 maternal haplotype, whole genome shotgun sequence genomic DNA contains:
- the LOC117416882 gene encoding UAP56-interacting factor-like isoform X1, which translates to MRRNGFKSRDGPGFAHQRNSSSEGLDKIDMSLDDIIRLNKKEQRNIQPARFSQGKPRMTWKPQQGWRAPPILRTAWHGTQQQQQRGLGINRLGVRGKKLLPAVGKRRAQGIGTWLAARKPGALQKGISPLNRPTFTQMRPHLGLKRRMLPYRQTDVQRRQLPAVTGPVELRRNVLPASVPSPAAPPLAPHHHPARQTQKELRQATFLSRRGLKVQTHLPTVPSQPPMTQRTQQWRTSTTDGGILTVSIDNPTARTVPPDPPRPRVLRPPMPPAPLKLEDLEEKKVPKGVSLEFDINSVGKQTALTLNERFKILKDQRTAVAQTKGSRFVTVG; encoded by the exons ATGAGAAGGAACGGGTTCAAGAGCAGAGACGGGCCGGGTTTCGCTCATCAGCGCAACAGCAGTTCAGAGGGGCTGGATAAAATTGACATGTCTCTGG ATGATATAATCAGGCTGAACAAGAAGGAGCAGAGGAACATCCAGCCGGCCCGGTTCTCCCAGGGCAAGCCCAGAATGACCTGGAAACCCCAGCAGGGCTGGCGAGCGCCTCCGATTCTGAGAACGGCATGGCACGGGACCCAGCAGCAGCAACAGAGAG GCCTAGGGATCAACAGGCTAGGAGTCCGAGGGAAGAAGCTGCTGCCTGCTGTGGGGAAGAGGCGTGCCCAGGGCATCGGCACGTGGCTGGCTGCCAGAAAACCTGGAGCACTGCAGAAAGGAATCAGCCCACTAAACAGACCCACTTTCACTCAGATG AGACCCCATCTTGGGTTGAAGAGAAGGATGCTCCCTTACAGACAGACTGATGTACAGAGGAGGCAACTGCCAGCTGTGACAGGGCCTGTCGAGCTCAGGAG GAATGTTTTGCCAGCCAGCGTCCCCAGTCCAGCAGCCCCACCACTAGCACCACATCACCACCCAGCTCGCCAGACCCAGAAGGAGTTGCGTCAGGCCACCTTCCTGTCCAGGAGAGGGCTCAAG GTTCAGACTCATTTGCCGACGGTGCCAAGCCAGCCACCAATGACCCAAAGAACGCAGCA ATGGCGCACATCCACCACAGATGGAGGCATCCTGACTGTATCCATCGACAACCCGACTGCCAGAACGGTGCCACCAGA CCCCCCCAGGCCGCGGGTCCTGCGCCCCCCGATGCCTCCTGCCCCCCTGAAGCTAGAAGATCTGGAGGAGAAGAAAGTCCCCAAAGGCGTGTCTCTGGAGTTTGACATAAACAGCGTGGGGAAGCAG ACGGCCCTGACCCTGAATGAACGGTTTAAAATCCTGAAGGATCAGAGGACGGCTGTCGCTCAGACTAAAGGGAGTCGCTTTGTTACAGTGGGGTAA
- the LOC117416882 gene encoding UAP56-interacting factor-like isoform X2: MRRNGFKSRDGPGFAHQRNSSSEGLDKIDMSLGLGINRLGVRGKKLLPAVGKRRAQGIGTWLAARKPGALQKGISPLNRPTFTQMRPHLGLKRRMLPYRQTDVQRRQLPAVTGPVELRRNVLPASVPSPAAPPLAPHHHPARQTQKELRQATFLSRRGLKVQTHLPTVPSQPPMTQRTQQWRTSTTDGGILTVSIDNPTARTVPPDPPRPRVLRPPMPPAPLKLEDLEEKKVPKGVSLEFDINSVGKQTALTLNERFKILKDQRTAVAQTKGSRFVTVG; the protein is encoded by the exons ATGAGAAGGAACGGGTTCAAGAGCAGAGACGGGCCGGGTTTCGCTCATCAGCGCAACAGCAGTTCAGAGGGGCTGGATAAAATTGACATGTCTCTGG GCCTAGGGATCAACAGGCTAGGAGTCCGAGGGAAGAAGCTGCTGCCTGCTGTGGGGAAGAGGCGTGCCCAGGGCATCGGCACGTGGCTGGCTGCCAGAAAACCTGGAGCACTGCAGAAAGGAATCAGCCCACTAAACAGACCCACTTTCACTCAGATG AGACCCCATCTTGGGTTGAAGAGAAGGATGCTCCCTTACAGACAGACTGATGTACAGAGGAGGCAACTGCCAGCTGTGACAGGGCCTGTCGAGCTCAGGAG GAATGTTTTGCCAGCCAGCGTCCCCAGTCCAGCAGCCCCACCACTAGCACCACATCACCACCCAGCTCGCCAGACCCAGAAGGAGTTGCGTCAGGCCACCTTCCTGTCCAGGAGAGGGCTCAAG GTTCAGACTCATTTGCCGACGGTGCCAAGCCAGCCACCAATGACCCAAAGAACGCAGCA ATGGCGCACATCCACCACAGATGGAGGCATCCTGACTGTATCCATCGACAACCCGACTGCCAGAACGGTGCCACCAGA CCCCCCCAGGCCGCGGGTCCTGCGCCCCCCGATGCCTCCTGCCCCCCTGAAGCTAGAAGATCTGGAGGAGAAGAAAGTCCCCAAAGGCGTGTCTCTGGAGTTTGACATAAACAGCGTGGGGAAGCAG ACGGCCCTGACCCTGAATGAACGGTTTAAAATCCTGAAGGATCAGAGGACGGCTGTCGCTCAGACTAAAGGGAGTCGCTTTGTTACAGTGGGGTAA